One genomic window of Burkholderia diffusa includes the following:
- the mutM gene encoding bifunctional DNA-formamidopyrimidine glycosylase/DNA-(apurinic or apyrimidinic site) lyase → MPELPEVEVTRRGIEPFVAGRRVERVDVRTAMLRWPVPAGLAEQLRAREVLAVERRGKYLLFEVDAGWFIVHLGMTGTLRVLPAAGVPVAAKHDHIDWIFDEFVLRFRDPRRFGAVLWHPREAGDVHAHPLLASLGVEPFSPAFTGALLHARTRGRTVSVKQALLAGDMVVGVGNIYASESLFRAGIRPTTAAGKVSLPRYERLADAVRGTLADAIERGGSTLRDFVGSNGESGYFQLDCFVYDRAGLPCRTCGTPIRQIVQGQRSTYFCPTCQR, encoded by the coding sequence ATGCCAGAGTTGCCAGAAGTCGAAGTCACGCGCCGGGGCATCGAGCCCTTTGTCGCGGGCCGCCGCGTCGAGCGTGTCGACGTCCGTACCGCGATGCTGCGCTGGCCCGTGCCGGCGGGGCTCGCCGAGCAATTGCGCGCGCGCGAGGTGCTCGCCGTCGAGCGTCGCGGCAAGTATCTGCTGTTCGAGGTCGACGCGGGCTGGTTCATCGTCCATCTCGGGATGACGGGCACGCTGCGCGTGCTGCCTGCGGCCGGCGTGCCGGTCGCCGCGAAACACGATCACATCGACTGGATCTTCGACGAATTCGTGCTGCGGTTCCGCGATCCGCGCCGTTTCGGCGCGGTGCTGTGGCACCCGCGCGAGGCGGGTGACGTGCATGCGCATCCGCTGCTCGCGAGCCTCGGCGTCGAGCCGTTCTCGCCGGCGTTCACCGGTGCGCTGCTGCACGCGCGCACGCGCGGCCGCACGGTGTCGGTCAAGCAGGCGCTGCTCGCCGGCGACATGGTCGTCGGCGTCGGCAACATCTATGCGTCGGAGAGCCTGTTTCGCGCGGGCATCCGACCGACGACCGCCGCCGGCAAGGTGTCGCTGCCGCGCTACGAGCGGCTGGCCGACGCGGTGCGCGGGACCCTCGCCGACGCGATCGAGCGCGGCGGCAGCACGCTGCGCGATTTCGTCGGCAGTAACGGCGAAAGCGGCTATTTCCAGCTCGACTGCTTCGTCTATGACCGGGCGGGGCTGCCTTGCCGCACATGTGGCACGCCGATCCGCCAGATCGTGCAGGGGCAGCGCTCGACCTATTTCTGCCCGACCTGCCAGCGTTGA
- the mutY gene encoding A/G-specific adenine glycosylase, with product MKPPRIAPAPFPVTPLHRTFATRLIAWQRVHGRHDLPWQNTRDPYWIWLSEIMLQQTQVSTVVPYYARFLERFPDVAALAAAPSDDVMALWAGLGYYSRARNLHRCAQVVVAEHGGVFPSTPEALAELPGIGRSTAAAIASFAYGARATILDGNVKRVLARVFGVEGFPGEKRVENDMWALAESLLPDAANAADVSAYTQGLMDLGATLCVRGKPDCARCPFAGDCVAQSTGRQRELPAARPKKAVPTRRTWMLVLRDGDAVLLERRPPAGIWGGLWCLPQADGDAALAELARGFGGGGPVPLAPFTHTFTHFRLEIEPRLSDVATGKLPLAHAQDAETAWVPLAALDAYGVPAPVRKLLDALSGPLL from the coding sequence TTGAAGCCGCCCCGCATTGCTCCCGCTCCGTTCCCCGTCACCCCGCTGCATCGCACGTTCGCCACGCGCCTGATTGCCTGGCAGCGCGTGCACGGCCGCCACGACCTGCCGTGGCAGAACACCCGCGATCCTTACTGGATCTGGCTGTCGGAAATCATGCTGCAGCAGACGCAGGTCTCGACCGTCGTCCCGTATTACGCGCGCTTTCTCGAGCGCTTTCCCGACGTCGCCGCGCTCGCGGCCGCGCCGTCCGACGACGTGATGGCGCTATGGGCCGGGCTCGGCTACTACTCGCGCGCCCGCAACCTGCATCGCTGCGCACAGGTCGTCGTCGCCGAGCATGGCGGCGTGTTTCCGTCGACGCCGGAAGCGCTCGCCGAACTGCCGGGCATCGGCCGTTCGACGGCCGCGGCGATCGCATCGTTCGCGTACGGGGCGCGCGCGACGATTCTCGACGGCAACGTGAAGCGCGTGCTGGCGCGGGTGTTCGGCGTCGAAGGTTTTCCGGGCGAGAAGCGCGTCGAGAACGACATGTGGGCGCTTGCGGAGTCGCTGCTGCCGGATGCCGCGAACGCGGCCGACGTGAGTGCCTATACGCAGGGACTGATGGATCTCGGCGCGACGCTTTGCGTGCGCGGCAAGCCGGATTGCGCGCGCTGCCCGTTCGCGGGCGACTGCGTCGCGCAATCGACGGGCCGGCAGCGCGAACTGCCTGCCGCGCGGCCGAAGAAGGCCGTGCCGACGCGCAGGACCTGGATGCTCGTGCTGCGCGACGGCGACGCCGTGCTGCTCGAACGGCGTCCGCCGGCCGGCATCTGGGGCGGCCTGTGGTGCCTGCCGCAGGCAGACGGCGACGCGGCACTCGCAGAACTCGCTCGCGGCTTCGGCGGTGGCGGCCCGGTGCCGCTTGCGCCGTTCACGCACACGTTCACGCATTTCCGGCTCGAGATCGAGCCGCGGCTGAGTGATGTGGCGACCGGCAAGCTGCCGCTCGCGCACGCGCAGGATGCCGAGACGGCGTGGGTGCCGCTAGCGGCGCTCGATGCGTACGGCGTGCCGGCGCCCGTGCGCAAGCTGCTCGATGCGTTGAGCGGGCCGCTGCTGTAA
- a CDS encoding LON peptidase substrate-binding domain-containing protein, producing the protein MSTLSTTLIDLPLFPLHTVLFPGGWLPLKVFEARYLDMARACLRDDAPFGVCLLKSGPEVAQDGAVSVPETIGCMARITECDTGEFGMLYLQAIGTQRFELLSYRVEGNGLLVGIAEPLPDDIPLEGEQALAQFGSCAEVLERIIEALKKSEPDKMPFAEPFRLDDPSWVSNRLAELLPLDLRARQKLMEFPDVGARIDAVHHVLDRHGWL; encoded by the coding sequence ATGTCCACGCTATCGACCACCCTGATCGACCTGCCGCTGTTTCCGCTGCATACGGTGCTGTTCCCCGGTGGCTGGCTGCCGCTCAAGGTGTTCGAGGCGCGCTATCTCGACATGGCGCGCGCATGCCTGCGCGACGATGCGCCGTTCGGCGTGTGCCTGTTGAAGAGCGGCCCCGAAGTCGCGCAGGACGGTGCCGTGTCGGTGCCCGAGACGATCGGCTGCATGGCACGCATCACCGAGTGCGACACCGGCGAATTCGGCATGCTGTACCTGCAGGCGATCGGCACGCAGCGATTCGAGCTGCTGTCTTATCGCGTCGAAGGCAATGGACTGCTGGTCGGGATCGCGGAGCCGCTGCCCGACGACATCCCGCTCGAAGGCGAACAGGCGCTCGCGCAATTCGGCTCATGCGCGGAGGTGCTCGAGCGCATCATCGAGGCACTGAAGAAATCCGAACCGGACAAGATGCCGTTCGCCGAACCGTTTCGCCTCGACGACCCGAGCTGGGTTTCGAACCGCCTCGCTGAACTGCTGCCGCTCGACCTGCGTGCACGGCAGAAACTGATGGAATTTCCGGACGTCGGCGCGCGGATCGATGCCGTGCACCACGTGCTCGACCGGCATGGATGGCTGTAA